The DNA region ttatttattgAAGTCATGCGATATATTGAATTGAAAGCTTTTTAGAATTTGTGATAAGCATCTgattaaacagaattttgtttgctttacgtaaataaacttaaaaaattacatgaattttcttcatatatatacCCTTAACTTATCTTTCATACGTACAAAAGAATCAGTTGCTGGAATACTTGgaaaacttttgaaaccaaaattgagtaagtttcatATTCAAGCATTTTTGTAAGGTTATTTTGTATTGTACTGTGCTGAAAATAATGAGGGGATATTTTAAGCTTGGTTTTGCGCAGGTGcaatcatataatttaaaactttagtaaTAGGATAATTATAACTCTTACAAAATTTGGGAATAGGCTAATTCTTTCAGTGTTGacataaaaaactatataacaTTTAACTTTAACCAGTTACTTTGAGCAATTTTAAgcaattagttataatttagtGTACTTTTCTGACAATTAGATAAGAGAGGATATAAGTTTTACTACTTGTAATGTACACGTGCTTAAACGATGTCTTACGTTATCCATCTCTTTTGGATACTTGCTTTATGGACttcatataaattacaataagaataaaaaacccCATCTTGNNNNNNNNNNNNNNNNNNNNNNNNNNNNNNNNNNNNNNNNNNNNNNNNNNNNNNNNNNNNNNNNNNNNNNNNNNNNNNNNNNNNNNNNNNNNNNNNNNNNNNNNNNNNNNNNNNNNNNNNNNNNNNNNNNNNNNNNNNNNNNNNNNNNNNNNNNNNNNNNNNNNNNNNNNNNNNNNNNNNNNNNNNNNNNNNNNNNNNNNNNNNNNNNNNNNNNNNNNNNNNNNNNNNNNNNNNNNNNNNNNNNNNNNNNNNNNNNNNNNNNNNNNNNNNNNNNNNNNNNNNNNNNNNNNNNNNNNNNNNNNNNNNNNNNNNNNNNNNNNNNNNNNNNNNNNNNNNNNNNNNNNNNNNNNNNNNNNNNNNNNNNNNNNNNNNNNNNNNNNNNNNNNNNNNNNNNNNNNNNNNNNNNNNNNNNNNNNNNNNNNNNNNNNNNNNNNNNNNNNNNNNNNNNNNNNNNNNNNNNNNNNNNNNNNNNNNNNNNNNNNNNNNNNNNNNNNNNNNNNNNNNNNNNNNNNNNNNNNNNNNNNNNNNNNNNNNNNNNNNNNNNNNNNNNNNNNNNNNNNNNNNNNNNNNNNNNNNNNNNNNNNNNNNNNNNNNNNNNNNNNNNNNNNNNNGTCCGGCCCGCGGAGAGCTAGCATACTTGAAAACTCCTTTtagagaacatattttttatagcaaattaaatttagtttactgaagtgttctaattttatgttgaataattattaatatgacaTCTACATTGATATGGTCATGGGCTAACTACTCATAACATTGTTGTAGgcttattgttattgtttttgtgATAAGTTGGATAAAGAAACACAGAATTGTAATGAGTAAAGAGATGTATAATATGcagaaaatttaacttcagtatataataactaacaaattattgaaatgaatcCAACtaacattttatgcattttaaataaaaacataacttatAACAAGCATAATGACATATGAAATACTAATGAGATTTATGTAATTGAGATTTCCCACTGACAATAGTTTGTAGTTGTGGACTAATTTTACTTGTACCAATTATTAAAAGAGATTTAAGATGCTCATCAGTTAATTTAGATCTGTAAACATTTTTTGTGTACTTCATTTTGGAGAAGGTCTTCTCACACAAATAAGTAGTACCAAAAACAGAAAATAGCCCACGtgcaaatttatgcaaattatcaAATTGTGTAAGTGGAAGACTCTTATAAAATTCCAACAAAGATGAGTTTTGATATTTGTTCTTAATTATATCACTGCACTGTAGATCAATCATCTCCATTTGAAGTTCCGGGGTTATAGCTTCAATGTCAGTATCAAAAGGATtctgaaaaatcttaatttgattCGCAATGGCATCAAAGTCCGAGAAACgagtatcaaaatttattttcaaagcactCGATGTTTCGATTGCAAAATCGATAGGAAACTCAGTCTCAGTGGTGTGGCTGAATATttcacatgttttaaaatgtgaaaaacattTACTTCGTAGTTGTGATTGAAACAGTATCAATTTCTTCCTCGAATGATTTGATATTAGTGTATAAATCAGGAAGATGCTGGTTTTCTCcttgcaatttcaaattcagttcgtttacattttttgtcaaaTCAACATAGAATGCTAACTTCCACAGTCATGCGTTGTTTTCTAATTCAGTAAGAGGGCGAtgcttttcattcaaaaaaatttcgatcaCTGCTCGAAGTTCAAAAAAGCGCTGAAGGACTTTCCCACAACTAAGCCAACGTACGGCAGTATGATAAGGTAAGTCATATTCTCCTATCTCTGCAATAAATTGTCGGAATTGTCGGTGATTCAGCCCAAAAgatctgataaaattaacagttgATATGACTGGTTTCAGAACTTCAGACATATCCAAACATTTTCCGCACAAAGACTGTTGATGAATGATACAATGTAAGACTAATGGTTTTGAACCACCGTCATTTTCTACAGCCTTTGACACAAGAGAGACCACTCCTTTATCTTTCCCACTCATGTTTTTGCCTCCATCAGTTGTAATACATTTCAAGTTTTTCCATCGAAGGTTCTTTTGATTAATGGCCATTTCAactcctttaaaaatatctgtaccAGTAGTTGTACCATGAATACTATACATATCAAGAAGTTCTTCATGCACTTCATAGCTTTTATCTACTCCTCGAATATAAATCAACACCTGAGCAGTATCTGACACATCCGTTGACTCATCCAAGGCCAAAGAAAACCACTCAACATGTCTATTTTTGTCGAACAATTGAGAGGATATATTTTCAGCGATGTTTTCTGCCCTTCGAGCCACAGTGTTTGCTGACATACtgacagtttttaataaatttaccttTTCAGGGCACATTTCTTCGGCTACTGCAATTATGCATTCTTTGATCATTTCTCCATCTGTGAATGGTTTTCCACGTTTTGCAATTTCAAGAGCCCCACGAAAGCTGGCACGAGTTGCAGCCTCTTGTtcagtttttagttttgtaaatgAAGATTGTTGCGATTTCAATCCGCGCTTCATAGCTTCGAATTTTTCTGTCCGCAAACTTCCTgtatattttgagtaattttgaaaatgttttgtttcataatgaCGTTGAATGTTACATTCTTTGAGAACGGCTATGCTTTCATTGCAAATCAAACATAGCGCCTTGTTACTGGACTCAATTACGAAATACTGAATGTTCCACTGATCTTTGAATTTTCTGCATTCAATATCAATTTTTCGCTTCTTTTCCATACTACTAAATCACACACAAAAGCaacaattcaaatcaaaatactgTTACAAAGATGTCTTAAACTTAAACACGTACAAACACGTTTTAAGGAGGTACgcactattttatttcacaacagTGTCATAGGAACTGACTTGTGGTTGCGCCACTAGCCTTCTTATATATTCCAATTACTGCCATCTAGAAGTGAGTGGAAGACACCAGAACTTTCTCGAACCAACGAGATTATTCTGTACGTGCTATTAGCGCCATCTGTTAGCGATAGAAGGTACTACCTATTTCCGCTTGTGTCCACCAGATGTCGTGTCACGTTACTCCTCATGGCTCGTACTCTACCACTAATCTAGAAATTACAGATAATGacaggaaaattaataatatgcagTGTTGCCATTTTGCGGACTTTAGTCCGATTTAAACGTTGCGTACTTTAtcggactttttttttcatcagtggACTATTTCACTTTTTACCACCGGCAACAATGATAATATGATTTTGGCCCTCGGAACTTACTGGAGTAATCAGTATGGCCCTAAGGCTGGAAAGTTTGGAGACCCCTGGTCTAGATAACCAATAGTTTCGGTAGTGGCTCAAATGTTAATTTCCCCTTTTGgggtattaataaattaaaataggtaTGTCGAAAATTGCAAAGCTTAAAGATAAATTCGCACAAATtagctctttttaaaaacttttttttatatttttttatatttaatccgataatggacaaaaatattttgaattataaggcattcaaatttttgcttcattttgtatgtaattttaagaaatcaatttaaaatatgatctgcattaattaatttgaatattttaggcCAATCTGGGGAAACACTAAAGTTGCAAGTTGGTacgtaaaaatttgattattatgtTAAAAGTTATTCACACGGGATTTTATATTACGCACTGTgcaaacactaaaaataaacttttatatatcttttaactacttttaatgcatactttttttatgtttgggaactgtataattgttttttttttcgaggagATTAAAATCTCAACTAcccaaaaaattcattattcagaaaaaattatagtcACATTGCTTAAtcacattttttcattatttttaatttaatgaagtattttttctttctcccgGATACGAgtgatttcataaaaaagaaatatttagtttgagTTAATTTTGCTAAGGGAAATTTTCCTAAGAAAGCCTTCTttaagtaagagaaaaaattaacagtttttgcATTGATTTTTGTTAAGTTTGTGTGGTCTTGACATTCTTCTGTTTTTGGAAGATAAATTCAAacgaaacttataaaattataaggtaAGTTTTTATGTGATatatgcttttaatataaaaatttaaacttttaaactgcttttaaCATTCTCATTGAAATGGAAAACATTCGTTTCAGGAtgcaacaaaaatgaaatattgtctTTTgtctatttagaaaatatacgccccatttttttaagaaattaaaccaaacttctttaaattttcgacattttttgtattcaggaaagcaaatatatattatatatatatNCCTGAAACGAGAGAGTgccatatttagtaaaaatacgttttttgtgtatttacacacacaaaaaaaacgtatttttactaaatatggcACTCTCTCGTTTCAGGacgttgtaaaaaatatttagacattaatatacagattttttttaaaactcgtgCATTCAATCAGACAAAATAAATACGCAGAACTGCACAAATGAATCAActttgaataaacttttttttattaataaaattgaattttttgaataaaattgaataaaattgaattaaaagtttaaattttctttctgaatttaatttgattaaactttGGTTTTACGATCTAATGAAAAAAcgctaatgtaaaaaaaattatttaaaaacatatttaataaattatttatacgctccatctttgttaaattttatgacGATTATTTTTCTGCTgctttaaatgtcaaaaatcggatgtcaaaaaatgtatttacgcaattaattattttcctgatttacagtttttattccCGTTGCTTccatagtaataataaaaataaaagaacaattaaatgcCAATAATACAGTCATTGAGAAAACAAGTAAAGAATAATAAGGGATGAATAAGTTTTGATACGCTGTAAATTGacaatctgaaatttaaatttgcaaaaaataaaatcaccagTTCATTAAAACTAACAGAAATAATAGAAACATCACGTtcgtatagtttaaaatttatcctCCCACAGACTtgcattcatattcaaaaatctcactcatttaaaaagtgaacgGAATTAACGAAGCACAAGATGTATGTCCAAATCAAAGGTTGGGTAGAAACTTTCTCACTTTTGCcaacagaatatttaaaatattagatcacAGCTTCTAATtctaacattcaaaattttacattttgtattcCAAACGTTGTTCATTATGCGTGTGATTTATTTCTATCACTTtgatttatgctttaaattaaattcttcactGCAAGTAGTGAATAAATAGCTGTGCTCTTTCCCATTAaagattaatttgattttatttggcttcaaaaatattttagttaggTCAAGGAGTTTCGCTAagttaatctaaaaattttaaagtttcacaaTGATATCATGTAATTGTGTAGGGAATTTTCTATTTGCAACGCAAGAAAATGTGCCCTCATGTTCAATTAAGTATGTTGATTAAGATCAATTAAGTTCAACTAAgtatgttaattaaattcaattaagttCAATTAAGTATGTTAAATATGTTAACGAAGTTCATGTTCAATGCAGTTTTGGTtactttactaattttaattatttcctaaGTTAAGTTTATTTCGCTAATTTagcaatttccaaaattttatgtcagcatatatatattgtcaacacgtataaaagttaaaaattgtggCATGAAACTGTAATGTTTTTGATATAAgtataac from Parasteatoda tepidariorum isolate YZ-2023 chromosome 2, CAS_Ptep_4.0, whole genome shotgun sequence includes:
- the LOC122269783 gene encoding general transcription factor II-I repeat domain-containing protein 2-like → MEKKRKIDIECRKFKDQWNIQYFVIESSNKALCLICNESIAVLKECNIQRHYETKHFQNYSKYTGSLRTEKFEAMKRGLKSQQSSFTKLKTEQEAATRASFRGALEIAKRGKPFTDGEMIKECIIAVAEEMCPEKVNLLKTVSMSANTVARRAENIAENISSQLFDKNRHVEWFSLALDESTDVSDTAQVLIYIRGVDKSYEVHEELLDMYSIHGTTTGTDIFKGVEMAINQKNLRWKNLKCITTDGGKNMSGKDKGVVSLVSKAVENDGGSKPLVLHCIIHQQSLCGKCLDMSEVLKPVISTVNFIRSFGLNHRQFRQFIAEIGEYDLPYHTAVRWLSCGKVLQRFFELRAVIEIFLNEKHRPLTELENNA